The Agromyces sp. G08B096 DNA window TCCATGGAGACCCTCCGTCACATCGTCGTGTTCGTCCACCTGATCGGGTTCGCCCTGCTCTTCGGCGCGTGGGCCGTCGAGGCCGTGAACCGGCGGTTCGACGTGACCCGCCTGATGAGCTACGGCCTGCTCATCGCCGGCGTCGCCGGGCTCGCCCTCGCGGCGCCGTGGGGCATCGAGTACGACCTGAACTACGCCAAGCTCGGCGTGAAGCTCGTGGTGCTCGTCGCGATCGGCGCGCTGCTCGGCATCGGCTCCGCCCGTCAGAAGCGCAACGGCTCCGTGCCGCCCGCGCTCTTCTGGTCGATCGGCGCCCTCACGCTCGTGAACGCCGGCATCGCCGTCATCTGGCGCTGACCGTTCGTCGCACCGACACCGCCGTTCGTCGCACGGTGCCGCCGTCCACCCGGCCGGGTGGACGGCGGCACCGCCGCGATGACGTAATGTGACTGGGTTGCCACAAGCGACGATTCCCACCGTTCCGGGCCCGCCCACGCCAGACCGACGTTCTCGCCCGGGCGACCCCACGTCCCACCGGAGTCCTCGCAGGCGATGTCCACTTCCAGCACGACGGCCGCAGCGGCCGCGTCCTCCAGCCCCACCACCCCGGCCAACCCGCGCAGCCGGGTCATCCTGGCCAGCCTCATCGGCACCACGATCGAGTTCTACGACTTCTACGTCTACGCCACCGCGGCGGTGCTGGTCTTCCCGCACCTCTTCTTCCCCGCGGGCGACGCGACCACCGCGCTGCTCTCCTCGTTCGCCGTCTTCGGCGCGGCGATGGTCGCTCGGCCGCTCGGCGCGGTCGTGTTCGGCCACCTCGGCGACAAGCACGGGCGCAAGGCCACGCTCGTGGGCGCCCTGCTCACCATGGGCATTGCGACCTTCCTCATCGGCGTGCTGCCGACCTACGCCCTCGTCGGCTGGCTCGCGCCGCTGCTGCTCGTGATCCTCCGCATCGCGCAGGGCTTCGCCCTCGGCGGCGAGTGGTCGGGTGCCGCGCTCGTCGCGACCGAGAACGCCCCGA harbors:
- a CDS encoding Fe-S protein, yielding METLRHIVVFVHLIGFALLFGAWAVEAVNRRFDVTRLMSYGLLIAGVAGLALAAPWGIEYDLNYAKLGVKLVVLVAIGALLGIGSARQKRNGSVPPALFWSIGALTLVNAGIAVIWR